A genomic window from Macaca thibetana thibetana isolate TM-01 chromosome 16, ASM2454274v1, whole genome shotgun sequence includes:
- the CD68 gene encoding macrosialin — protein sequence MRLAVLFLGALLGLLAAQGTGNDCPHKKSATLLPSFTVTPTATESTGTTSHRTTKSHKTTTHRTTTTGTTSHRPTTATHNPTTTSHRNATVHPTSNSTATSQGPSTATHRPATTSHGNATVHPTSNSTATSPGLTSSAHPGPPPPSPSPSPASKETIGDYMWTNGSQPCVHLQAQIQIRVMYTTQGGGEAWGISVLNPNKTKVQGSCEGAHPHLLLSFPYGHLSFGFMQDLQQRVVYLSYMAVEYNVSFPHAAQWTFSAQNASLRDLQAPLGQSFSCSNSSIILSPAVHLDLLSLRLQAAQLPHTGVFGQSFSCPSDRSILLPLIIGLVLLGLLALVLIAFCIVRRRPSAYQAL from the exons ATGAGGCTGGCTGTGCTTTTCTTGGGGGCCCTGCTGGGGCTACTCGCAG CCCAGGGGACAGGGAATGACTGTCCTCACAAAAAATCGGCCACTCTGCTGCCATCCTTCACGGTGACACCCACGGCTACGGAGAGCACTGGAACAACCAGCCACAGGACTACCAAGAGCCACAAAACCACCACTCACAGGACAACCACCACAGGCACCACCAGCCACAGACCCACAACTGCCACGCAcaaccccaccaccaccagccaCAGAAACGCCACGGTTCATCCAACAAGCAACAGCACTGCCACCAGCCAGGGACCCTCAACTGCCACTCACAGGCCTGCCACCACTAGTCATGGAAATGCCACAGTTCATCCAACAAGCAACAGCACTGCCACCAGCCCAGGACTCACCAGTTCTGCCCACCCAGGACCACCTCCGCCCTCTCCGAGTCCTAGCCCGGCCTCCAAGGAGACCATTGGAGACTACATGTGGACCAATGGTTCCCAGCCCTGTGTCCACCTCCAAGCCCAGATTCAGATTCGAGTCATGTACACAACCCAGGGTGGAGGAGAG GCCTGGGGCATCTCTGTACTGAACCCCAACAAAACCAAGGTCCAGGGGAGCTGTGAGGGTGCCCATCCCCACCTGCTTCTCTCATTCCCCTATGGACACCTCAGCTTTGGATTCATGCAG GACCTCCAGCAGAGGGTTGTCTACCTGAGCTACATGGCGGTGGAGTACAATGTGTCTTTCCCCCACGCAGCAC AGTGGACATTCTCGGCTCAGAATGCATCCCTTCGAGATCTCCAAGCACCCCTGGGCCAGAGCTTCAGTTGCAGCAACTCAAGCATCATTCTTTCACCAGCTGTCCACCTCGACCTGCTCTCCCTGAGGCTCCAGGCTGCTCAGCTGCCCCACACAGGGGTCTTTGGGCAAA GTTTCTCCTGCCCCAGTGACCGGTCCATCTTGCTGCCTCTCATCATCGGCCTGGTTCTTCTTGGCCTCCTTGCCCTGGTGCTTATTGCCTTCTGCATCGTCCGGAGACGCCCATCCGCCTACCAGGCCCTCTGA